The nucleotide sequence GAAGGTTTAAGACAAGTAACCGTAAAACGGGAGACAAATATCTACTCTCGCGACATTATAATACTCAAGTGTGTGGCACCGGCAATAGCCCAAAGATGAGCCTCCTCTTTTATCTTCGCGACGAGCATCATCGTCGTAGCAGCGGTGTTACGAAAAAACCTTGCATTACGCTCTTTCCAAATCTCCCAAGACATAAGTATGAACAAGGAGGCGATAGCCTTTCTCTGATCTCCACGCTCAATCACATTTTTAATGCATCATTCTCGAACCGTAGCCTCATTTCGTCGGCTCCTCACCACATCACCATGTATATCAAACCATTTGCGACCTCGATCCAGACACGCTGGGAGAACCTGCATTGAAAGAGAAGGTGTGCCCGCAAAGAAGATACGCATCTCCGTTTCGCAACAGCGGACTGTTGTGACCCCGAGGTGAAATCTCCGAGCAAACACAGACACTCGCGGTCGACGTGCGCATCGTTTTCCTGCACTCTAACAAACAATCAGTACCCCGTGATATCTGTATGGAGAAAGGACGTGACGGCCATTCCTTCCTTGGGGTAATCCACGATCCCCGATCGTACTTATTGACCTTGACCACACGGCCATGCCATGCCACGTGAACTTGTGTGCAGATGCAAACTCGCATGTTCGCTTGCTTAAGCCTATAAGCAACGCCAACATGCGCATCCGTGTTTCGTCGTCGACCACCGTACCCTCAACTTCAGGTTAACTGCTCGTCcggaaaaagaaaacaacatcaCCTTCATTGCACTGCACGCATTCAAGTCGCATTGTTGCGAGTAAACGTACTACGAGTGAGCCGCAATCCCGGCTCACCGCATCAACGAGCGTGCGTGCACGTCCACGCCTTCGTCGCCGACGGTGCACAATGGTTAGCTCAGCCCGGCGTCGCGCACATGCACCCCAGTGGGCGGGCATGGGTTAGAGTCAGCTCTCAGATAGCGGGTGCGTGCGCGCCACGAGGTACTCATTTTTGAGATGGGCATCGCGGCCACCGGGTCCTCAAGATCTGCTGCAACAGCGCCATTTCGCGTGCCAAGTAGCTAGCCGAACAATGTTATGCTAGCAGTAACAAATAGTAGCAGGAGGAGAATCCGCGCACAAGTTGGGCGCACCTCACATGCGCCGCAGCCATCGGCGTCCAACTTCTCGCCCTGCACATGCACCCGACCCATCATGAGTCGGGGTCGGTTACCTTTTGTCCCTTTCACTGGCGAAGTGTTTGGATAAACACGGAGGACGTCGCGTTCTGATAGGCCAGTGCATGTGCCTTTTTTTGCCTCAGTATCTGCCGGAAAATAAAAGTGAAATTTTGCCGATCAAGCAGACTAGTCTGTGCAGATATCGGTTGGATGTGCACTCCAAGGTCCGTGTATATATCAGCCTGATATGTCCAGACATCGGGTATCCTCTCCTTGGAGCTTGGACTAGGCCACGCTGAGCTCCAAAGAGATAAGAAGATATGTACGACTTTCTTGGGTGGTTTTCACCTTTCAGTGGAGGTACCAGCACAAATGTATGACCATCTTCATAGGCTATATGAGTCTATGAGTCCATGGAATTGCGGAACGGATCGCAATTTCTCCTCCGCTTTCAGCACAGAGCCAAATACCCGTCCTCGATCATCGGCTCATCGCCAAACGCTACTCCGAGCTAGTAGTACGTAAACAAGACAAGTTCAGGACAAGACAAAGCTAAACAAGACAAGTTCTTCAGCATATATCACGGCAAGCATTCATTAACACCTAGCGCAGTCGTCTGTTGACTCTGTTCCGCGCGCCGCACACCTGCAGTGAATCTACGTTCCGgatttattggtcctcattgtattttgtgtcaaattttgaccatagattagactaataaaatgtttacgcatgtcaccaaacattatatttttgaaaactatgtttaaatacgaatcaaatgagataatttttcttaacatgcattaacattttgttagttaaatctgtagtcaaaatttgacacaaactacaaagaaGACCTATAAacaaggacggaggtagtactaagtACCTTAATTGCAGTCAGCCCTGAGATCAGTGAGGGTGTAAACGCCAGTAATTACGGCGAGAATCTTGCAGGTGTAAACGCCAGTAATTACGGTGTACTCTACTCTATGCTCCTACGTCTGAAGTTAGTGTTATTTTAGAGAAATCTGAAGGTAGTGTTGGACTGAATATTAAGAGGCCATGTTGCCGACTTTCTCATAAAAGGGAGAAATCACCGATGAACATCTGCAGAATACTCTACTCCTTGTCGCAAAAAGAGCACTCCTACACAGCTAAGACTGACGGTTATACTGATAAGCTTTAAACGTTTGTTGGCTGCACTAATCACTGACTCAAAAATATTTAAGTAAGCTCGCCTTGGTGCTCGTGATGATTATGCTGATACTTTTTGTGGATGGGCAGATCAGAGAATGAAAACTAATTGAGCCTTTTGCGCACCCTTTGCTCCGACTGATGGCTGGCACTGTTCTGAAAAGCTATCGTACTGTTCATCACAATATCAGCTGAATATCCGCTTGTACTGTAGGAGTACAAAAGTAGCAAACAACTCCGAGCCGCCTGACCCCTGCATGAGTGCATCGCTTGGAGTCCATGAGTTGAGCCATGGAGGCAAAACCTCAATCTTGGAGCCGGCTCATCCGTTATATGCGGATTTGATAGAACGTACCCCCTCCGTTTCATAGTGTAAGACGTTTTTTTGCAAGCAATGGACAGAGTAGTATAACTTGGATGTGTCATTGTAAAAATGCAAGCACGAGAGCAGGGGACAGCGGCTCACTCGCTCTTCAAATGTTGATACTCGGTGCGGATTTGGAATATGCTGAATGATTGGGTTGGATGGCATTAATGTCGACCCCCTTTCTCGGCGCAACCACAACTACCATTCTTGAATGGTGGGAGGCGGTCTCTCACCACAACGGCAGAGCGTCTAAATCTACCGCGTCCATTCTCATGCTCGCCTCTTGGCAATTTTGAACGAGCACAATACTAGGATCTTTCGTCATATCTTGACAAATGCCTTCAATTGTCTTCTCCAACATCAAGAAAAAGCAGCTATTCACAGTTTGTTAgttcaaattggttcatacttgcacatgcatGGCTTAATCTTTGAGACAAGCCCTTTAGGTCAAAGCCGGAGCAAATCACCTTAGAGTTGTAACTCTAGGAGAGTAACTCATTTGTTTGGGCTACGGCCCGTCTCTTTATATGTACACACTTTGTTCTCCCTAATGAAatggcaaagcttttgcctcttacaaaaaatatatatatgaaAAAGCGGGAGCTGATAAGAAGAGACTCGGAGAAATAAGTAGTAGAAAAAACTGTACGTATATAATTTATAACTTGGATTTGGTTACACACAGGTAGTGTCATCTCATGTATGGTACACAGAGTCAGTGGGCGGGAGAGCACATGCAAACTATGCCTCCTGCATTTCCCACACATGCTCAAGACGCTAGACGACGACCCCACATATGACACCAGACAGACGGCATCTCAAGCTCCTTGATCCCACgcaaaatacaaaaataaaataagGCAAATGATTTCGATCGGCCGAGTGATTAATCCGTAGGCAGCAGAGGGGCCAGAgcgcatgcatgcatgatgcaggCGCACGTGGCTGCCCATGGGTCGGTCGGATCAGCTGAACTGGACGAAGGAGCGGTAGTCGGTGTTGGGCCTCCAGTTGGCCGGGATGACATCGTTGGCCACCAGCTTCTTGCCGGAGTCGCTGGTGATGCGCATGGAGAAGGGCCCCTGGAGGCGGTGGTTGGAGTCCATCCGCCAGATGGATCCCCAGGACTCGCGCATGGCCATCCACGACCCCGACTTGGCCTCCTTCATGTCCACCTGGATCACGTCGCCGTCCATGTCCTCGTACTCGATCAGCACCGCCAGGTACACCGCGTTAGAGCCGTCCACCACgtggaagttgatcttgaggccggGGAAGTTGCAGGGCACCCTCCGGAACTGGATGTCGATGATGCCCGAGTGGCGGAGCTTCTCGTTGAGGCCCGACTTGGCCAGCGCGCCGAAGGCCGTGCCGCTCAGGTCGAAGTGGTACTGGGCCACGGGGTAGTAGTTCATGTCGGTGATCATCACCGTCTCGATCTTTCCGGAGCAGGATTTGTCGCCTGTGCACCGTATCTGAAAGCACGAAGCGAGATGGTCAACACACTGTGGTACTAGCTGATAACTGTGTGTTGTGCAGTGTATCATATTCAATTTTCACCAAGGTCCGTAAATGATATTAACTGATAAATGTAATCTCAACTATAGTAGTACCTGGTAGCAGGAGCCGCAGCCCTTGCCGTCCTTGAACAGGGGCTGGTTACCGCAGGAGGTCATGGAGGAGAACGG is from Triticum aestivum cultivar Chinese Spring chromosome 1B, IWGSC CS RefSeq v2.1, whole genome shotgun sequence and encodes:
- the LOC123127827 gene encoding expansin-B6; protein product: MAGLLSVKAIALAAVLAAAYVSCAAAEQLGAADLDASAVSYSSAWLPARATWYGAPNGAGPDDNGGACGFKHVNQYPFSSMTSCGNQPLFKDGKGCGSCYQIRCTGDKSCSGKIETVMITDMNYYPVAQYHFDLSGTAFGALAKSGLNEKLRHSGIIDIQFRRVPCNFPGLKINFHVVDGSNAVYLAVLIEYEDMDGDVIQVDMKEAKSGSWMAMRESWGSIWRMDSNHRLQGPFSMRITSDSGKKLVANDVIPANWRPNTDYRSFVQFS